In Capillimicrobium parvum, a genomic segment contains:
- a CDS encoding calcium-binding protein, whose product MLCRGPARRVLPALLAAPALLIAVPAVADAASVSRNSNIVAFTASAGEANNVAVRVSGTDLVVTDSGVAALTDGDGAGGCSVSGRIARCALAGLSSVRVYTKDGNDIATASGAQRVSLSGGDGNDQLTGGDGADTILGEAGNDLLAGGGGPDTLKGGDGTDRARYGSSTENEVVSLDGQANDGSADDGREGARDNVGTDVENLSGGQGDDTLTGDAGINELLGGPGHDTLDGAGGNDVVTGDAGDDTLIGGAGADRNVGGAGTDVASYAGSTEAKTIDLRVTGAKHGSAEDGPADARDTINADVEGAVGGSANDKLIGTGAANVLDGGPGNDTLNGAAGDDTLRGGPGTDELNGGLDGDAIEGGDGSDLVTYEGSKEAESVTPGEGSHDDGSADDGPDGDRDDVAGDVERIAGGTKNDWLIGTDAANTISGGDGDDFIYGGRGADVMRGGAGSDTVTYGGSQESKTITLDGVANDGSAEDGGAKDSIGADVENATGASGDDSITGNDGQNQLFGGPGGDVITGRGGNDIELGGEGRDVFFQDAASNGSDMINGQGGAEDLAYYISRTDPVVIDLAGGSRSGTDANGDGIGDEADMIMGVEVGYGGSGNDRLKGDDGPNTFFGAGGDDLLVGYGGDDRLVGNEGDDQIQAGDGNDTVDGGYGADLLFGSRGDDDFPVTSCGVLCGSYDDRNDVIDGEEGADRLDYQYRVVGVRVDVGSQDNGEDADFNGDPEEDDKIASIEKVLGTNQRDWIRGTDGADELDGRGGDDVIDGAAGNDAVRGGEGNDSVDGGAGADAQRGDAGDDNLFQGFAPDEGDDIAGGDGDDTADYSGRGSRIAVYLNGLADDGSVGELDDVHIDVERLKGGTGDDLLVGDGNPQRMWGSAGIDQMLGEGGADELHGGAGDDQLNGGDGNDRLDGDDDDDRLSGDAGNDELHGGNHQDDLDGGMGDDAMYGELGDDWFEGGTVANGADLISCGTGGDSPETHPWYDTVAYFSASITNGRTQPLYINPDGIANDGQDADFDKVGEEGDNVMPDCEQIWGGKANDYFEGTTGQDRFIGMEGNDGFRSNGGLDYLEGRDGDDVFLAKDGQEQWLSGGPGTDVAQYDAGVDKLIDVP is encoded by the coding sequence ATGCTCTGTCGCGGTCCAGCCCGACGCGTCCTGCCGGCTCTGCTGGCGGCGCCGGCCCTCCTCATCGCCGTACCCGCCGTCGCCGACGCGGCCAGCGTCTCGCGCAATTCCAACATCGTCGCGTTCACGGCATCCGCCGGTGAGGCGAACAACGTCGCGGTGCGGGTCTCCGGCACCGATCTCGTCGTCACCGACTCCGGCGTCGCCGCCCTCACGGACGGCGACGGCGCCGGCGGCTGCAGCGTCAGCGGGCGCATCGCCCGCTGTGCGCTCGCCGGCCTGAGCAGCGTCCGCGTCTACACGAAGGACGGCAACGACATCGCGACCGCCTCGGGCGCCCAGCGGGTCTCGCTCAGCGGCGGCGACGGCAACGACCAGCTCACGGGCGGCGACGGCGCCGACACGATCCTCGGCGAGGCCGGCAACGACCTGCTCGCCGGCGGCGGCGGGCCCGACACGCTGAAGGGCGGCGACGGCACCGACCGCGCCCGCTACGGCTCGAGCACCGAGAACGAGGTCGTCTCGCTCGACGGCCAGGCCAACGACGGCTCGGCCGACGACGGGCGAGAGGGCGCGCGCGACAACGTCGGCACCGACGTGGAGAACCTCAGCGGCGGCCAGGGCGACGACACGCTCACCGGCGACGCCGGCATCAACGAGCTGCTCGGCGGCCCCGGCCACGACACGCTGGACGGTGCGGGCGGCAACGACGTCGTGACCGGCGACGCCGGCGACGACACGCTCATCGGCGGCGCGGGGGCCGACCGCAACGTCGGCGGCGCCGGCACGGACGTGGCCAGCTACGCCGGCTCGACGGAGGCCAAGACCATCGACCTGCGGGTCACCGGCGCCAAGCACGGCTCGGCCGAGGACGGTCCCGCGGACGCGCGCGACACGATCAATGCGGACGTCGAGGGCGCCGTCGGCGGCTCGGCGAACGACAAGCTGATCGGCACCGGCGCCGCGAACGTCCTCGACGGCGGGCCGGGCAACGACACCCTCAACGGGGCGGCGGGCGACGACACCCTGCGCGGCGGTCCGGGCACCGACGAGCTGAACGGCGGCCTCGACGGCGACGCGATCGAGGGCGGCGACGGCAGCGACCTCGTCACGTACGAGGGCAGCAAGGAGGCGGAGTCGGTGACGCCCGGCGAGGGGTCGCACGACGACGGCTCCGCCGACGACGGTCCCGACGGCGACCGCGACGACGTCGCCGGCGACGTCGAGCGCATCGCCGGCGGCACGAAGAACGACTGGCTCATCGGCACCGACGCCGCGAACACGATCTCCGGCGGCGACGGCGACGACTTCATCTACGGCGGCCGGGGCGCCGACGTCATGCGGGGAGGCGCCGGCTCCGACACGGTCACCTACGGAGGCAGCCAGGAGAGCAAGACCATCACGCTCGACGGCGTCGCCAACGACGGGTCGGCCGAGGACGGCGGGGCCAAGGACAGCATCGGCGCCGACGTCGAGAACGCCACCGGCGCCAGCGGCGACGACTCGATCACCGGCAACGACGGCCAGAACCAGCTGTTCGGCGGCCCCGGCGGCGACGTCATCACCGGCCGCGGCGGCAACGACATCGAGCTCGGCGGCGAAGGGCGCGACGTCTTCTTCCAGGACGCCGCGTCCAACGGCAGCGACATGATCAACGGCCAGGGCGGCGCGGAGGACCTCGCCTACTACATCTCGCGCACGGACCCGGTCGTCATCGACCTCGCCGGCGGCTCGCGCAGCGGCACCGACGCCAACGGCGACGGCATCGGCGACGAGGCCGACATGATCATGGGCGTCGAGGTCGGCTACGGCGGCTCGGGCAACGACCGGCTCAAGGGCGACGACGGCCCGAACACGTTCTTCGGCGCCGGCGGCGACGACCTCCTCGTCGGCTACGGCGGCGACGACCGTCTGGTCGGCAACGAGGGCGACGACCAGATCCAGGCCGGCGACGGCAACGACACCGTCGACGGCGGCTACGGCGCCGACCTGCTGTTCGGCAGCCGCGGCGACGACGACTTCCCCGTCACGTCGTGCGGCGTCCTCTGCGGGTCCTACGACGACAGGAACGACGTGATCGACGGCGAGGAGGGCGCCGACCGGCTCGACTACCAGTACCGCGTCGTGGGCGTGCGCGTCGACGTGGGCTCGCAGGACAACGGCGAGGACGCCGACTTCAACGGCGACCCCGAGGAGGACGACAAGATCGCGAGCATCGAGAAGGTGCTCGGCACGAACCAGCGCGACTGGATCCGCGGCACGGACGGCGCCGACGAGCTCGACGGCCGTGGCGGCGACGACGTGATCGACGGGGCGGCCGGCAACGACGCCGTGCGCGGCGGCGAAGGCAACGACTCCGTCGACGGCGGCGCGGGGGCCGACGCGCAGCGCGGCGACGCCGGGGACGACAACCTGTTCCAGGGCTTCGCGCCCGACGAGGGCGACGACATCGCCGGCGGCGACGGCGACGACACGGCCGACTACAGCGGCCGGGGGTCGAGGATCGCCGTCTACCTCAACGGCCTCGCCGACGACGGCTCGGTCGGCGAGCTCGACGACGTCCACATCGACGTCGAGCGGTTGAAGGGCGGCACCGGCGACGACCTCCTCGTCGGCGATGGCAACCCGCAGCGCATGTGGGGCAGCGCCGGGATCGACCAGATGCTCGGCGAGGGCGGCGCCGACGAGCTGCACGGCGGGGCCGGCGACGACCAGCTCAACGGCGGCGACGGCAACGACCGCCTCGACGGCGACGACGACGACGACCGGCTGTCGGGCGACGCCGGCAACGACGAGCTGCACGGCGGCAACCACCAGGACGACCTCGACGGCGGCATGGGCGACGACGCCATGTACGGCGAGCTCGGCGACGACTGGTTCGAGGGCGGGACGGTGGCCAACGGCGCCGACCTGATCTCGTGCGGCACGGGCGGCGACTCGCCGGAGACGCACCCCTGGTACGACACCGTCGCCTACTTCAGCGCCAGCATCACCAACGGGCGCACGCAGCCGCTGTACATCAACCCGGACGGGATCGCCAACGACGGCCAGGACGCCGACTTCGACAAGGTCGGCGAGGAGGGCGACAACGTCATGCCCGACTGCGAGCAGATCTGGGGCGGCAAGGCCAACGACTACTTCGAGGGCACGACCGGCCAGGATCGCTTCATCGGCATGGAGGGCAACGACGGGTTCCGCTCCAACGGCGGCCTCGACTACCTCGAGGGCCGCGACGGCGACGACGTGTTCCTCGCCAAGGACGGCCAGGAGCAGTGGCTGAGCGGCGGCCCGGGGACGGACGTCGCCCAGTACGACGCGGGCGTCGACAAGCTCATCGACGTCCCGTAG
- a CDS encoding GTPase family protein, whose product MSAQPQRPAHDLTSADIAAHAQSAYGEALRELGRFNLAIFGKTGVGKSTLINAIFGSEVAATGTGRPVTLKTAYYEHPSGYFGMYDSEGIEVGQEGDQILAKFRSLIEERKRGPVSKQIHVIWYCVRAADLRFEDAQAEFVRQLAADGVPVLFVLTQVQTRDGEIHPEVRKLAESVMERDLPLAGGNRVFFTMAQPDDFGGFPAHGLRDLLDATFRVAPDAVEAALIAAQKIDLERKVRKARTYIKAAAATAAGIGATPIPIADAALLVPVQVGLMAKIAAIFGLNITTGTFASVAGAAFTAGGLTQAGRYLATTMLKFVPGAGTIVGGTIRAGVASSLTFAVGEAWIVVCSQLHALGPRGASALESKAIREMFVAALRERSGEATKRLPLGRGRRAER is encoded by the coding sequence ATGAGCGCACAGCCCCAGCGACCGGCGCACGACCTCACGTCCGCCGACATCGCCGCGCACGCGCAGTCCGCCTACGGCGAGGCGCTGCGCGAGCTCGGCCGCTTCAACCTGGCGATCTTCGGCAAGACCGGGGTCGGCAAGTCGACGCTCATCAACGCGATCTTCGGCAGCGAGGTCGCGGCGACGGGGACCGGGCGGCCCGTCACGTTGAAGACCGCCTACTACGAGCACCCGTCGGGCTACTTCGGGATGTACGACTCCGAGGGCATCGAGGTCGGCCAGGAGGGCGACCAGATCCTCGCGAAGTTCCGGTCGCTCATCGAGGAGCGCAAGCGCGGCCCGGTGTCGAAGCAGATCCACGTCATCTGGTACTGCGTGCGCGCGGCGGACCTGCGCTTCGAGGACGCGCAGGCCGAGTTCGTCCGCCAGCTCGCCGCCGACGGCGTGCCGGTGCTGTTCGTGCTGACGCAGGTCCAGACGCGCGACGGGGAGATCCACCCCGAGGTGCGCAAGCTCGCCGAGAGCGTGATGGAACGCGACCTGCCGCTGGCCGGCGGCAACCGCGTGTTCTTCACCATGGCCCAGCCCGACGACTTCGGAGGCTTCCCCGCACACGGGCTGCGCGACCTGCTGGATGCCACCTTTCGCGTTGCTCCCGACGCGGTCGAGGCCGCGCTGATCGCCGCGCAGAAGATCGACCTCGAACGCAAGGTCCGCAAGGCGCGCACGTACATCAAGGCGGCGGCCGCGACGGCGGCGGGCATCGGCGCGACGCCCATCCCGATCGCCGACGCCGCGCTGCTCGTCCCGGTGCAGGTGGGCCTGATGGCGAAGATCGCCGCGATCTTCGGGCTGAACATCACGACGGGGACGTTCGCCAGCGTCGCCGGCGCGGCGTTCACGGCGGGCGGCCTCACGCAGGCCGGCCGCTACCTCGCGACGACGATGCTGAAGTTCGTCCCGGGCGCGGGCACGATCGTCGGCGGGACGATCCGCGCCGGCGTGGCGAGTTCGCTGACGTTTGCGGTGGGCGAGGCGTGGATCGTCGTGTGCTCGCAGCTGCACGCGCTCGGCCCGCGGGGGGCCTCCGCGCTCGAGAGCAAGGCGATCCGCGAGATGTTCGTCGCGGCGCTGCGGGAGCGGTCGGGCGAGGCGACGAAGCGGCTGCCTCTCGGTCGGGGGCGAAGGGCCGAACGGTAG
- a CDS encoding glutathione S-transferase family protein — MTVVLWHIELSHYNEKVRWALDYKGVAHERRVPMPGFHRLSALAVTRGRHDRLPVAEIEGRRLGDSTAIVAALEERWPEPPLYPADPADRARALALEDFFDERLAPDVRRWMWHQTLPDDDLVADSLFSPDARLRRRLLSLSAPVARPMLRMDYTINDATARASEAQIRAAMDRLETEIGPGGYLAGDAFSVADMTAAALFTPLLAPPGRQHQPPRAAPAVVRLRAELEARPGGEWVHEMYARHRGASAAVTR; from the coding sequence GTGACCGTCGTGCTGTGGCACATCGAGCTGTCGCACTACAACGAGAAGGTCCGCTGGGCGCTGGACTACAAGGGCGTCGCGCACGAGCGGCGGGTGCCGATGCCGGGCTTTCACCGGCTCAGCGCGCTGGCGGTGACCCGCGGCCGGCACGACCGGCTGCCGGTGGCCGAGATCGAGGGCCGGCGCCTGGGCGACTCGACCGCGATCGTCGCCGCGCTCGAGGAGCGCTGGCCCGAGCCGCCGCTGTATCCCGCGGACCCCGCCGACCGCGCGCGGGCGCTCGCGCTGGAGGACTTCTTCGACGAGCGGCTCGCGCCCGACGTGCGGCGCTGGATGTGGCACCAGACGCTGCCGGACGACGACCTGGTGGCCGACTCGCTGTTCTCGCCCGACGCGCGCCTGCGCCGCCGGCTGCTGTCGCTCAGCGCACCGGTCGCCCGGCCGATGCTCCGCATGGACTACACGATCAACGACGCCACCGCGCGCGCGTCCGAGGCGCAGATCCGCGCCGCGATGGACCGGCTGGAGACGGAGATCGGTCCCGGCGGCTACCTCGCGGGCGACGCGTTCAGCGTCGCGGATATGACGGCGGCGGCGCTGTTCACGCCGCTGCTGGCGCCGCCCGGGCGCCAGCACCAGCCGCCGCGGGCCGCACCCGCCGTGGTGCGGCTGCGCGCGGAGCTCGAGGCGCGGCCGGGCGGCGAGTGGGTGCACGAGATGTACGCGCGCCACCGCGGAGCGTCCGCGGCGGTCACCCGCTAG
- a CDS encoding APC family permease — MSRTVRRTDPAPGSGSPPPHLARGALHARHIGFMVVAAAAPMAVVVAIMPIAFFLGNGVGTPGMFLVAALVLALFSVGYVRMIPYVRNAGAFYAYIVHGLGRPTGLVAAYVAAVCYNALAAATCGGLAFFAADTANRLFGIDLRWQVWAAIAIAIVAFLGYRRITLTARVLGVALACEVVILLVLDVAILIDNGPSAFSLQSFAPGNVFGGVVGVAIIYAFSSYLGFEGTAIYAEEAADPKRTVPRATYAAVAVVGAFYVLTSWALLAGPGMDRAVDLAAKDPGGYVFAQTEQFLGSFANDVVNVLIVTSAFAAVLAFHNAAAATSSRSRATASCPGSWPGRTRATSRRTSPECCRWRSSPPSCSASRSPAWTRC; from the coding sequence ATGAGCCGGACCGTTCGCAGGACGGACCCCGCTCCGGGTTCCGGCAGTCCGCCGCCGCACCTCGCGCGGGGCGCGCTCCACGCCCGGCACATCGGGTTCATGGTCGTCGCCGCGGCCGCGCCGATGGCCGTCGTCGTCGCGATCATGCCGATCGCGTTCTTCCTCGGAAACGGGGTCGGGACGCCGGGGATGTTCCTCGTCGCGGCGCTCGTCCTCGCGCTGTTCTCCGTCGGCTACGTGCGGATGATCCCGTACGTCCGCAACGCCGGCGCGTTCTACGCCTACATCGTGCACGGGCTCGGCCGGCCGACCGGCCTGGTCGCGGCCTACGTGGCGGCCGTCTGCTACAACGCGCTCGCCGCGGCCACGTGCGGTGGGCTCGCCTTCTTCGCCGCCGACACCGCGAACCGGCTGTTCGGCATCGACCTGCGCTGGCAGGTCTGGGCGGCGATCGCGATCGCCATCGTCGCGTTCCTCGGCTACCGCCGCATCACGCTGACCGCGCGCGTGCTCGGCGTCGCGCTCGCCTGCGAGGTGGTGATCCTCCTCGTGCTGGACGTCGCGATCCTCATCGACAACGGCCCGTCCGCCTTCTCCCTCCAGTCCTTCGCCCCCGGCAACGTCTTCGGCGGCGTCGTCGGCGTGGCGATCATCTACGCGTTCTCGTCCTACCTCGGCTTCGAGGGCACCGCGATCTACGCCGAGGAGGCGGCCGATCCCAAGCGCACGGTTCCGCGCGCGACCTACGCCGCCGTCGCGGTCGTCGGCGCCTTCTACGTGCTGACCTCCTGGGCGCTGCTGGCCGGCCCGGGCATGGACCGCGCCGTCGACCTCGCCGCGAAGGACCCCGGCGGCTACGTCTTCGCCCAGACCGAGCAGTTCCTCGGGTCGTTCGCCAACGACGTCGTCAACGTCCTCATCGTGACGAGCGCCTTCGCGGCCGTCCTCGCGTTCCACAACGCCGCGGCGGCTACTTCTTCGCGCTCTCGCGCGACGGCTTCCTGCCCAGGCAGCTGGCCAGGACGCACCCGCGCTACGAGTCGCCGTACATCGCCGGAATGCTGCAGGTGGCGATCCTCTCCGCCATCGTGTTCGGCTTCGCGATCGCCGGCCTGGACCCGCTGCTGA
- a CDS encoding SDR family oxidoreductase, with protein sequence MNEQGPTAVVTGAGSGIGRAVALALLDRGYRVALAGRREQPLNETAGGAGDRALVVPADVGDPAQVEALFAAVSDAWGRLDLLFNNAGTFGDQVRFDEITDEGWRAVVDANLNGSFLCARAAFRIMRDQRPQGGRIINNGSISAQVGRPHAAAYTTTKHAITGLTRSISLDGRAVNVACGQIDIGNAATEMTKNFPGGALQADLSVRREPTMDLRHAVDGVLYMAGLPLDANVEFLTVMATTMPFIGRG encoded by the coding sequence ATGAACGAGCAAGGACCGACCGCGGTCGTCACCGGTGCCGGCTCCGGGATCGGCCGGGCGGTGGCCCTGGCCCTGCTGGACCGGGGCTACCGGGTCGCGCTCGCCGGCCGTCGCGAGCAGCCGTTGAACGAGACGGCCGGGGGCGCCGGCGACCGCGCGCTCGTCGTGCCCGCCGACGTCGGGGACCCCGCCCAGGTGGAAGCGCTCTTCGCCGCCGTCAGCGACGCCTGGGGCCGGCTCGACCTGCTCTTCAACAACGCCGGGACGTTCGGCGACCAGGTCCGCTTCGACGAGATCACCGACGAGGGCTGGCGCGCCGTCGTCGACGCCAACCTCAACGGCAGCTTCCTCTGCGCCCGCGCGGCGTTCCGCATCATGCGCGACCAACGGCCGCAGGGTGGGCGCATCATCAACAACGGATCGATCTCCGCCCAGGTGGGCCGGCCGCACGCCGCCGCCTACACGACGACGAAGCACGCCATCACCGGACTGACCCGATCCATCTCGCTCGACGGGCGCGCCGTCAACGTCGCCTGCGGCCAGATCGACATCGGCAACGCGGCGACCGAGATGACGAAGAACTTCCCCGGCGGGGCGCTGCAGGCCGACCTGTCGGTCAGGCGCGAGCCGACGATGGACCTGCGTCACGCCGTCGACGGCGTGCTCTACATGGCCGGGCTGCCGCTCGACGCCAACGTCGAGTTCCTCACGGTCATGGCGACGACGATGCCGTTCATCGGGCGCGGCTGA